AGGGAATGAGCCTATCATTAAGGCAGTCCATGAGCCTGGCCCATTGGAGCCATCCCTAGAAGTTATCCTAGAGGACGGCCTCGAGAGGGTGTTGCTGCAGGTTGAATCTCCCCAATAGGTGGATGACATCTGCCTGGTCCCCCTTAGGTTTTGGGCCAAATGAGGAGGGGGAGGTCCATCACTGCAAGCACTCGACACTGAAGGTGAGAGCTTGTTCGACGATGTCGAGGAGCGGTGTCATCTCGTCTCTGGCTTTGGAGAGCTGGACGGGATGGTGATACATGCAAACAGTTTGTCCATTGTGCTGTGAGCCCTTGCGGATGCCGTGAAGACCAAGAGTGTCTTGGCTAGGGATTCCCTTAGTGCTACCTTGGAGGTATGATTCACATCGGGTGCCCTAGCCCCCGAGCATCGGGTGCCCTAGCCCCCGAGCATCGGGTGCCCTTGGTTTATACTTGGGGCCATATAGTGTACCCGATGGGTCTATCCCCGAGTCTTTGGTTGATTCATTCTAAATGAAGATAAGATTTATGCTATCTTgttcttgtagtatcttcagaagAATTCTTTGGCTAAGTCCATGTTCATCCAAGAGAGGTTCTCTCAACTAGGCAATGAAGCAAAGGCGCAGATAGCCAAGCTGCAAAGAGAGGTGGTGGCCCTAAAGCACCATCAAGACAAGACCCAAGGTGGGGTTTCTGCCAAGATCATTCTCCTTAATGTTTGATGAGGCTTGTAAAACCTTTATTACATTTTTAGCTGCTGCCGAGGCTTTTGTCGGGCTATCCCGAGAGAAGGCTGCTTTCCATGCCTCAGGCTCCGTGTACTAGAGGGAGAGGTAGAAGCGGACGCTTGCTTAGGAAGAGACAAAGATGCTCTAGAAGTAGTTCCAAGGCATGCCTTGTTTTCGACAATGAATCGTGTTATGATTGTATGCGGATTTTTGGACTAATACACTTTGTTCATAGTGGAGTCTGCTAAGCCAAGATGCCTCAAGGATGAACTTGCCAAGTGTAAGTCTGAGTATGCGAATCTGGAGGCCATGGCTACTGAAGCTGATCGGCTACACATAGGAACCCTTTCGGCCATGGAGGTGGAGTATGTGTCATGGATGTCATCCCTTGAGGACAAGCTTAGGAGCATAGTCACGGCTAGGCTGTGCTGCCTCCCAAGTAGCCTATGCCCACCTAGGAGGACCTGCCTCTTCGTAATTGGTGACTTCCCAACTGAGGGGGATCCCAAGGCACCTAGAGGAGATTGCCTAGTGTGGTTTGTCCACCAGAGCGCACATGGCGTTGGTGACCGTCGGGACAATCTACATTGACCTAAACATTGGCTCCATCAGAGGGAAACCTATTGACACAAATCCCTTGGTGTATAGTTGAATTTAGTAATAGGCTATAGAACCTTCCAAGGCCATCATTTGTGAGGTTGATCCCTCCATGATAGTGCAGGGCAGTATGCCTGATTCATAAGAGGATTCAGGCGGTGCTTGAGGCTGTCCTCTAATGTGCTACACCTGACTTTTAATGCTCTATCTTTTAGTGCCTTTAGTTTTTGTTGCTGGTTTAAGCTTTGGACCAACTACCTAGGGATTATTTGGCCAAAATGAAACACTTTGATCGAGTCCACATGAGGTCTATTTAAGTCACTTATTATACCATTTTCAAGGCATATGAGACATTGATTGATCGAGAAAAAAGTATGAGTGGGCGACACGTATTGGGGGGGGGTGataaccccagatacccatggcaaaccacatgggctatgcccttaggggcggcccaacccacaagatgaagccttgcggggcatgactctggtcggtgccttccgcaagacatctaggaagatatcctgaagatactacgagatctattaggatatgtatgatcccaagattcctgtaatcagttataacttttcggttatctctcagatctaaccgacttgtaaccctactctctagactatataaggtgggcagagaCCCCTTCAACCTCACGCAAtgtcatacgatagctaatacaaaccaacagaccacatgagtagggtattacgtcatactgacggcctgaacctgtctaactcatgtgtctctgttgccttcttgttcttgatctcacgctcctctgccgatcaatctaccttcatgggatactcttcggaggactgccgatgatattttgttgacagttggtgcgccaggtaggggtgtgcgtgctgtttccttgttgaacaatatggttttttccataggctctttgtcccttccgtagcccggccagatcttcatggtcgtatccatctcgtgggtcatcaacactgACGGAGTCtcaagagctcctcgagccgatgCAGATCGGTTCTGTGATGACCACCCCCACACCCGCAACTGTAGATtcgatcttggaaccactttcgaggtcgccttcatcaacgacCCACCGCCCACTTCcttgctactagaggaggcaggtcaacaatgatgatctgatcgaatccatcgatcgggtcactctgaagctcgccgattgcctctccatcaccgaatcggccctagacactttggttcagcaccgaccaccctctgatccaaatctatcggaggTTGATAGgaaaactctaggagttgcggctctaccctttgggctcaccaacgtcgccgcTACTTACCAAGACACCCTAAGGGGAAAATTCGCCGGCCAGGTGGGAGACGCCCATCCACTCACCGACTAGCTCACCGTCCAGCCTTCGCCacccgtcaacatgctacacataggctGGTGCCCCGGAgcgtccctctagaccatcctagaggaaaatctaggctccgagtctcagggctctatggagaccctcgccgaaaccttcaccgagcaactccttttcccacccttctggggtggcgcaatcttcaacgtcagcgttgacagccctcctcggaacaGCAAAACTAAGGAGGAACATTTTGCTCGTGAGAACCAGAACATCAACCGCATGCAACGCTGAGAAAATGAGGCAGCTATTGCGAGGGCTGAGGCTGCTCAAAATAATCGGCTCGACTCACTAAGGAAGGCCACTCCCACTCCATCGTGAcctcgatgaagagtttctccgcattgatggccatgacatcttcaagactccaagcgctaatCTGGCAGTGGCCACAAATGAGCTCGCCCGCCTCCcacagacgcccgagctcgccaagatcgccgccatgcttaaagtggcacacTATTAGGTTAATGAGATtcacgaggatcagagacctttgtGCTCCAtgagcatgattcaccgatcagctgcactaagatccaatcgccgccctagtcaaagccatttcgccgaccagtcactgCCTTTCTAGGGGGGAGCCAGGGGCCACCgtgccgaacaccatcgccaacatgaccaggaggtcgaatagGACGCTCAAGTGCACTTCAGCAACATCTGGGATGCACTGATGGCATATCGAGCAAtgtcgctttggtcgccatgaagacaaagtacgccgccgccaggagtacgagcaggagtacTGAAAACCCAGACTCAACTCTTGAGCAGATCGACATTCGGCAATGCTGCAGCTGACACCGACCACAACCCCAAAGGGCCCCTAGCGTTTACGAGGGTGCTCTGAACActttagtggccccatggtttcaaaatcactagggtcgagccctacaagggaaggatgaatccaacacagtggctacaggcttacgccaccatTGTCTGCGCCActagaggagacaccagtgtcatggcaaactatctccccatcatgcttacaccacccgccatgagctagtttactAGCCTTTccctagactccatcggatcctgggaagagctaaaaaacgTCTTCactgacaattatatggctatgtgtactcggccgggcaccaagcatgatctcaaccgcatcaaccagaagccgtctgagctcctccgcagctacattcaacgcttttctgagatgaggaattctattcccaacatcatggaagctgaggtcatcaccgccttcactcgaggactccaccatcgcgagcttcgctccaagttcaaccgcaagccacccacaggcattggcgagatgatcactactgcTAACCAGTACGCCAacaccgaggaagccgaggtgtgcttcaacaaggatgtgggcactcatcgcccacctcACCTCTATGATGACCGCCCTGACGACCGACGCCACAATGACCTCCACTTCGATGACcgcagttaccatcgtgacaACGACTGTGATCGAACAGAAGGACCCAAGCCTGGCCAAAATCACCAtcgccggccagaccacatcgtcgccgccgtTAGTCAACCTTgcgccaagcgtaactatgatgagcagtaccaaaagatcctcgaatggctcgtgccctcttcacaagaatgccaaacacaagatgaagaactgaatcagcttggctaaggagtttttggacaaaaagctagaagacTGATGCCACTGACAGAGctagaggccgccgaccacctgggggcaacaacaatgccttctaggaccatgataaggtggtcgccaccatcttcgggggcctcagcCTCCACCAAaagcagaagagaacggaagctcgccgcacggCGGGTGCTCTCCGTCACCACAGGAAGACACCactgccaaccctagctatcacccatggtctgaggtacccatcacctttagcaaggccgaccagtgggtggacatcccctacacagggtatttccccctcgtccttgatgcaaccgtcaagaaggtgcttttcagaaaGGTGCTTGTTGACtagtgggagcgctctgaatctcctcttcagcCGGAGCCATCAAGGAGCTAGGCCTCgggttatcagatctcacaccctccgactcctccttttggtgtgtggtacctggcaaggcctccaaaccgcttggagagatcaccctactagtacagttcagcatggcaagcaactaccacgtcaAACACATCAGCTTCTATGTCgtcgacttcaacaccacctaccatgccatacttggtcggccagctctggccaagttcatggctataccgcactacacgtatctagtgctgaagatgcctttgcctgtaggagttttggccctacgggccaacctctccatcacctatgcctgcgagacaaagagtctcgctctcgccgaagccaccgacttctccatctagatggccagcgtggtcaccgaagccaagacgttgCCCACCAACgtcatggagatcctagagctggagcctccccgtgcctctgccaagtccaaggaaatatgggaggttggcctcggcctcgacgatccctccaagaccatgaagattggggctcacattgaccccaaataggaaagcgcgctcatctccttcctacgtgccaacgccaacgtgtttgcttggaaacctacaaacatgctgggggtaccacgggagaagatcgagcactccttaaatgtctcgccgaccgccaaaccgatcaagcagaaactccgccgattcacgcctgacaagaaggaggctattagggcagaaataaaatggctcttagctatcaaatttataaaagaagtgtatcatcctaagtggttagcaaaccctattctcattcaaaaaaagaataaagaatggagaatgtgcattgattacactgatcttaacaaatactgccctaaagaccccttcggtttgcctcggatagacgaggttgtagactccaccgccaattgtgaactgctctccttccttgactattactccggctatcaccagatctccctcaaggaagaagaccagatcaagatgtcattcatcacgcccttcggtgcatactgctacaccaccatggccatctagatgtgcctcaatcaatagatcggccgcaacatcaaagcttacatcgatgatgtggtcgtcaagtctaggACCACCGACAATCTTACCACGGACCTCAAAGAAATGTTTGCCAACCTTaaaaagtaccgatggaagttgaacccttcaaagtgcatctttggagttctgtCTGGTATACtactaggctacatcgtcagtgctcatggCATTGAAcccaaccctaacaaggtctccgccatcaccaacatgaaacagccaacatgcgtcaaggatatacagaaacttataggctgcatggctgctttaagccgcttcatatcgcgcctcggtgaaaaagggataccattcttcaaactcctcaaggcctccgagcacttttcctggtcgaaagaggcagatacagcttttgagcagctcaaggtgttcctaacaaagcctttgATCATGACGGCACCacggccagatgaaactctaATGATCTACATTGCCGCTACTTCCCGTGTCATCAGCATAGCCATCGTGGTCGAACACGAGGAggccgggcatgcctataaggtgcaacgtccggtatacttcatgagtgaggtccttaatgagcccaaaactcattatcctcggGTCCAAAAGCTACTATACACCATTTTGATTATATCGCGTAAGctccaccactacttcgagtattacaagatcagtcgtggtcaccgagttccctctgggggacatcctccgtAACAAAGAAGCTAatggccgtatcatcaagtgggctatcaagctcagcacttactcaattgaatttagaagtaggcctacgatcaagtctcaggcgcgtgctgattttattgttgagtggaccaagatccaagagcccatcgccgccacttgccctgagcactaggtgatgtacttcgatagcgcccttaacatcaacggtgctagtgcGGGCATCCTATTCATTACGTcgaaccaaggataagctctgatacgttctccagatacactttccggcctccaacaatgccatcgaatatgaagcatgtctccatggactccgtatagccattgagctcaacgtcaaacgcctcatggtatacgtggactccgcgctggtcatcaactagcttaacAAAGATTGATCTTGCTCTagcaagaagatggatgcatattgcaccaaaatcaggaaacttgaaggaaaattctatggcatcgagtaccaccacgtggtacgtgaccaaaatcagctcgccgaccatttATTGAAGTTGGGCTCTTCTTGGGCCACGATCCCaccaggggtcttcattcaagatctcctagcgccgtccattaaggaagataaggaagttcaagaaGTTCCCTCCGCTAAGCAGCTGGTACTATCGGTACCTTCGTCGGCCGccaattggagggaacaattcatcaagtacctcaccagcatcgAAGTCCCCACcaacaagactgaaactgaatgcctaattcatcatagcaagcattatgtgccgGTAGACGAcaatttgatgaggaaaagtgccaaggaagggatactacagaaatgcatcacccaagaagagggagtgaagctacttctcgaaattcactctggttcctgtggcaaccatgtggcctcgagaacactagttggcaaggcCTTCTGAGctagtttctactggcccacagccatctccgatgtagaagacctcgtatgatgttgtgaaggatgccatttTTTtatcaagcaaatacacatgccggcaCAAGCGCtacaaaccatcccagcttcttagCCCTTCACATGCTAGGAATGGATattattgggcctttcaagctagtgccaggtggttttctgatacatatacgtcgccattgataagttctccaagtggattgagtataaaccgctcatctcggctactacaaaaaagcagtcgagctcttcaaagatatcatccatagattcagtctcccgaatagcatcatcaccgaccttggaactacatttactggccatcacttttgggacttctgcaaagaccattgcatctctatcaaatacatctccgttgctcatcctagaacCAATGGCCAGGAAATGggcgaacggtatgatccttgatgccctaaaaaagagactatatcagaaagaagaaaagcacctgggtagatggctcaaggagctaccagttgTAGTCTAGGGACTGTGTACTCAaactagtcgcagcaccggtgtgtctccatacttcttggtctatggctcagaagccatactaccagtggacaTTGCCTTCTAAGCATCCTAGGGtcgaaaactatgatgaagagcaggccacaGCTGTTTGGatagaggacatcgatagggccgaggaagaatgactaatcacctatgttcgcacagccaaatatctagaaggcttgcggaggtactacaaccgcaatgtCAAAGGgcgttcatttgctatcggcaaCCTCGTTCtctgcagaaaacaaaaaaccgaagggacgcacaagctctcctccccttggaaAGGGCCTCATGTCATCAAAGAGGTCACTCGACCATGGTCTTATCATCTATGTGACTTAGAaggaatcgatgttcccaactcatggcacatcgagcacctcatacgtttctatccttgaaactccccagatatgtactctcctaTAACACccttagtgttaagcatgcacttaaccttgacattgcatgatcataATCATCGTTGAGcattcatgatcataagcatatcatgtattccatctttgttggcttatattgcatatGATATTACTTAATTGCCTTACTTAGATTAGGGTTTACAtgcaaccaatgtatgaaatgtgtgtggaaccttgtgaatgctttaaacatgtttagaatagcataaggaacaactttggtattcatgactaagtctagtttagtctctaagtcattgatatggtgtatgacatcattttaagttgtatgtttgacctagtttgaactatgtcatagagactttgcatggtagtgaacctttaagcaaagttgtagtatttgagtagaacaacaacttttatgtttgggtcatgagctaataatgtgcatagcttagtcttttctGAGCTCCCAAAAATCAACAAATCACTGTTTtgcaacacttagaattttctaagtctttttcTAGTTTTCAGTTGCACTGGCTTGACTTGGAGGACTTTCAAGGACTTTCAACACTTAGAATCATCTAACCAGTTCAGTACTTTCaaggactttcttgacaccaagcctcctgtCTTCAAGGAAGTAGAAGAACCACTGTAGttagatgagtggctgaatactatTGAACAGAAGTTCCATCTTTTGAGGCTCACCGAGCACTTAAAGACCAAGTATGCATCGCACTAGTTGCATGGACCGGCGAGCATATGGTGGAGTCACCATCGATCCACCTTGCCTAAAGATGCACAAATCACATGGAATCAATTCAAGGCTacatttaggggacattatattctCCCAGGTCTGATGAGCATGAAGCATACAAAATTTATGAGGCTGACGCAGGGAACTAAGAGTTTGACTGAGTATCTGCATGTCTTTAACAATCTGTcaaggtatgccatagagtttgtGGATACAGAGGCCAAAAAGATTACTAGTTTCAAGCGAGCCTTAGCCCAAAGCTGATGAAGACGCTAGCTAACAACAAGAGTGCCAcattcaatgagtttgttagtgatgcactAACCCAAGTGAATCAGAACAACATCTATACAACATCCAAGAATCACAAGCGAGCTTTTGAAGTAGGAGTATCTTAGTCCAAAGCTCCTACCAATGTGAGACCCTAGTTCCGCCCTCCTGCTTCAAAGTATAGACCACCACAAAAGAAGGCACAACCCAGTCAGAACTAGTAGGTGTATCGCAAGGCTTATTCTGTTGCTCTACCTAAGAGTAGCACTAGACAAAGTAGCTCCAACATTCCACCTAACGgtatgccatgctagaactataACAAGACAGGCCATTGGGCAAGGAATTGCCCTTACCCCAAAaagaacaacaaccagaagcaAGGCAACTCCAATGGACgtcagggacatgtgcactataccaccatggaagagattccctctggtgAAGTAGTCActgctagtatgtttctcatgaatcatcatcctacagttgttttatttgattctaggagcttcgcattcattcatgagtccaacttttgcatccaagtatgatcaTAAAATAGTTGTAGttgacaagggtggttattgtataagtgctgctaggagtaacatttctaccaaccagatagttagAGATGTACGCATCCAAATAAGTGAAAGGGAGTATACTGCCAACTTAGTAATATTACCAGgattgggtattgatgtgatcttggggatgaattggatgaagaaccatggtgttcttattgataccTTGACTAGAATTGTTATGTTGAGAGACCCCAAGAATAATGAGGCTTTTCTAAtaccccttcctagggagtttaatctccataatgtggccaatACTATCTAGTCTGTGACCCTTCCTGATATTCtggtagtatgtgaatttccggatgtctttcctgaggaaTTGCCAAGGTTACCACCAGACAGAgagatagagttcaagatagaattgttgCCTAGGTACCGCACCTATTTCccgaagaccttatagaatgcctcccaatgagttagcaaaattgaagattcaattgcaagaaattttagagaagggtctcatttgccctagttcgtcaccttggggttgtccctccatattcgtgaaaaagaaggacaagtctttatggatgtgtgtggactatcgaccactcaatgttgttactatcaagaacaagtatcctttgccttgcattgatatcttgtttgatcaattgtcaaaagcaaaagtgttctctaagattgatttgaggtcaggttatcaccaaatcaagattaggtcGAAAGACGTACCTAAGACacctttttccactaggtatggcctttatgagtatttagtcatgtcctttggattgaccaatgctcctgcctacttcatgtatttgatgaactcggtgttcatgcctgaacttgacaagtttgtggttgtgttcatcgatgatatcttgatttattcttaGATGgcagaagaacatgaagagcacttgagagtggtattgtcgagactaagagagcataagttgtatgcagagtttagtaaatgtgagttttggttgaagaaggtacctttcctaggtcacgtcTTATTAGAGAATGGAATTtttgtagacccatccaaagtgcaagaagtgatggattggaaagccccaacctcaGTTCATGAAGTCCAAAGTTTTGTTGGTTTAGCTGGATATTATTGTCGGTTTATCCccgatttctccaagatatccaagcctatgaccaggttacttcagaaggatgagaagtttatttggacaccagagtgtgaagcagcttttcacactttgcggacTTTGCTGACTACAGCTCCTATGTTGGCAtagcctaacattgagaagccctttgatgtattttgtgatgcctcaggaaccagtttagggtgtgttttgatgtaggaaggctgagtcattgcttatgcctcatgccagttgagaaagcatgaagtcaactatccaacacatgatttagagcttgcagcggttgtccatgctttgaagatttggagacattacttgcttagTAATGTTTtccatatctacactgatcacaagagccttaagtacatcttcactcaactggagttgaacatgcgacagcgcagatggttagagttgatcaaagattataacctagaagtacattatcatccatggaaagccaatgtagttgtcgatgccttaagtcagaagtatcatggtaattctttgttggaagatgggttcAACTTATTGGATCCGATAGTCCTACATAATATCACTAGTTAATTGTTCTTTAGAGTCAAGgattattgagctacaaaagactgatgttggtatattccatatcaagagaaaaatgaaagaagaagaaagcaaGCATTTCCGAttggatgagaatggtgttctgcggtttaaagatcggcttgtagtgccgaaagatagggagttgaggaaccaaatcctagaggaagctcattcttccaagctatccattcacctGGGTAGCAGCAAGATGTAACAAGATTTGAAAACTaggttttggtggactaaaatgaagaaagaaattgcggcatatgtggcaagatgtgataactgttgccgagttaaggccattcatatgaaaccagcagggttacttcaaccactatcaattccaagttggaaatgggatgacattagtatggatttcattgtcagGCTTCCGAACACCcaaaagggtcatgattctatatggtaattgttgaccgtcttaccaagtctgcacattttattcctgtcaatgtccagtatcgacctcatcaatatgcaaagctaTATATTGAACAAATTGTCAGATTGCATGgtgtacctaagagtattgtatcagatcaagggccccaatt
This DNA window, taken from Miscanthus floridulus cultivar M001 chromosome 13, ASM1932011v1, whole genome shotgun sequence, encodes the following:
- the LOC136499775 gene encoding uncharacterized protein, which codes for MDAYCTKIRKLEGKFYGIEYHHVVRDQNQLADHLLKLGSSWATIPPGVFIQDLLAPSIKEDKEVQEVPSAKQLVLSVPSSAANWREQFIKYLTSIEVPTNKTETECLIHHSKHYVPVDDNLMRKSAKEGILQKCITQEEGVKLLLEIHSGSCGNHVASRTLVGKAF